A genomic window from Cloacibacillus evryensis DSM 19522 includes:
- a CDS encoding extracellular solute-binding protein gives MNSKSKKSFIIVVVLIIVALAVFLSSRSKAKDKVLIYTSAEDYRVEYLTKRLQEEFPDYDITIEYMSTGNHAAKLLAEGTKTEFDITHDLDYGYMSQLDALGEFADLSNYDMSIYTEDVALSKNYIIELRNGGAIIINPDVLKARGLEEPTSYKDLLKPEYKGLISMPSPKASGTGYMFLKSLVNAWGEEKAFDYFDQLTPNILQYTSSGSGPVNALVQGEVGIGLGMTAQAVTQINEGKNLKIIFFKEGSPYSLYGQAIIKGKETKPAVKAVFDFLINTYNYENNEKFFPEKIFKDKDYVVKNYPQNIVYSDMSNNTIDEKTRLLDKWKY, from the coding sequence ATGAATTCTAAGTCTAAAAAAAGTTTTATTATCGTTGTCGTTCTGATAATCGTCGCGCTGGCTGTATTTTTATCCAGCCGCTCCAAAGCTAAAGATAAAGTACTTATTTACACCAGCGCCGAAGATTACAGAGTTGAATACTTAACAAAGAGGCTTCAGGAAGAGTTTCCTGACTATGATATTACAATCGAGTATATGTCGACTGGGAACCATGCCGCTAAACTGTTGGCGGAAGGAACAAAAACTGAATTCGATATCACCCATGACCTGGATTATGGATATATGTCACAGCTTGATGCTCTTGGCGAGTTTGCGGATCTGTCCAATTATGACATGAGTATATACACCGAAGATGTGGCGTTGAGCAAGAACTACATTATTGAGCTGAGAAACGGCGGAGCTATTATCATCAATCCGGATGTATTAAAAGCTAGAGGCCTTGAAGAACCTACAAGTTATAAAGACCTGTTAAAACCGGAATATAAAGGATTAATCTCAATGCCCAGCCCAAAAGCGTCTGGTACCGGCTATATGTTTTTGAAGAGCCTCGTAAACGCATGGGGAGAAGAAAAAGCCTTTGATTATTTCGACCAATTAACACCCAACATCCTGCAATACACATCATCTGGTTCAGGGCCGGTAAATGCGCTTGTTCAAGGGGAAGTCGGAATCGGCTTGGGAATGACTGCACAAGCAGTAACGCAAATCAACGAAGGAAAGAACCTCAAGATTATATTCTTTAAAGAGGGTTCTCCCTATTCCCTCTATGGCCAGGCAATCATCAAGGGTAAGGAAACAAAACCTGCAGTCAAGGCAGTGTTTGATTTCCTTATCAACACTTACAATTATGAAAACAACGAGAAATTTTTCCCTGAAAAGATCTTTAAAGACAAAGATTATGTCGTCAAGAATTACCCACAGAATATTGTCTACAGCGATATGAGCAATAACACAATTGATGAAAAGACGCGCCTCCTGGATAAGTGGAAGTATTAG
- a CDS encoding ABC transporter ATP-binding protein, with the protein MEKIKLKVRDLEMEYDGKRALDKVSFNVQDGEFLSILGPSGCGKTTILRILIGLLKPTGGTVTKDGIDITDISPAGRGMGIVFQNYALFENMTVLENVEYALKIRKENKANEARQAVREKALALIQQMDLTEHIDKKPAMLSGGQQQRVAIARTLIMNPDIIMFDEPMSALDVATRLSLRKEIKRIQAEFKTTMIYITHDQEEAFAMSDRIMVMKEARLVQIDTPENIISNPADDYVKDFVLSNLQAKIDSLLKYVRA; encoded by the coding sequence ATGGAAAAGATAAAGCTTAAAGTACGAGACCTCGAGATGGAGTATGATGGAAAACGCGCGCTTGATAAAGTCAGTTTCAATGTCCAGGATGGTGAGTTTCTTTCGATTCTTGGTCCGTCCGGCTGCGGCAAGACAACGATTTTACGTATCCTCATCGGTTTGCTCAAGCCTACAGGAGGAACGGTTACTAAGGACGGAATAGATATCACTGACATATCCCCGGCAGGCCGCGGAATGGGGATCGTGTTTCAGAACTATGCCCTTTTTGAGAATATGACCGTGCTGGAAAATGTGGAATACGCTTTGAAAATACGCAAAGAAAACAAAGCCAACGAAGCCAGGCAAGCTGTGCGTGAAAAAGCCCTTGCTCTGATTCAGCAGATGGATTTAACAGAGCATATAGATAAGAAACCCGCCATGTTATCCGGCGGCCAGCAGCAGCGTGTGGCTATCGCCAGGACGCTTATAATGAATCCGGACATCATTATGTTTGATGAACCAATGTCAGCTCTGGACGTAGCGACGAGGCTTTCACTTAGAAAAGAGATAAAAAGAATTCAAGCTGAATTCAAAACAACGATGATATATATCACACATGATCAGGAGGAAGCCTTTGCCATGTCTGATAGGATCATGGTCATGAAAGAAGCCCGCCTCGTTCAAATCGACACTCCTGAAAATATAATCTCAAATCCGGCCGATGATTATGTGAAAGATTTCGTTCTAAGCAACCTTCAGGCTAAGATAGATTCCCTATTGAAGTATGTGAGGGCGTGA
- a CDS encoding ABC transporter permease subunit, with protein sequence MDKKLSSNRIFGRKADATRILLSVVFIALVFIPLVRMFANIDAGSLSKVIASPTFGIAVANSITATLIATILTLFIAYFLAACIERTNIRFKSLFGIIFVLPMLIPSISNGMGLIILFGNNGIITKLFGLNTSIYGLHGIILGSILYAFPVAYLMLSDVMRYEDSSPYEAAQVLGIPKLRQFTSITLPYLRKPLISVVFATFTLIVTDYGVPLMVGGKYITVPVVMYQEVIGQLNFGKGAVYGCLLLIPAVVAFIIDLVNKDKGNSQFISKRFEPAGETFRNVISYVYCGTVSIFTILTLISFIILAFTSDYPNNLNFSFNNVIKTLNLRASEYLMNSITIAFFVSAIGVAVAFMTAYMSARMRSKVSKFLHLSAITSAAIPGIVLGLSYVLVFNGSAVYGTITILVMVNLVHFIASPYLMMYNSLSKINENLEGVGHTLGISRGHMIIDVFIPQCKETMIEMFSYFFVNCMMTISAVSFLASTANKPVSLMINQFEAQMQLECAAVVSLAILAVNMIIKGAASVMKTMWKN encoded by the coding sequence ATGGACAAAAAGCTCTCATCCAACCGAATATTTGGCAGGAAAGCGGATGCAACACGAATTCTGCTCTCTGTAGTATTCATTGCCTTAGTTTTTATACCGCTGGTCAGAATGTTTGCCAACATTGATGCCGGCAGTTTGAGCAAGGTGATCGCCTCTCCAACTTTTGGTATCGCTGTCGCTAACTCAATTACCGCGACGTTAATAGCGACTATTTTGACGCTCTTTATTGCCTATTTCTTGGCTGCTTGCATAGAGAGGACAAATATTAGGTTTAAAAGCCTGTTTGGCATCATCTTTGTTTTGCCAATGCTGATCCCGTCCATTTCAAATGGCATGGGACTCATTATCCTCTTCGGAAATAACGGGATTATAACTAAACTGTTTGGCCTGAACACAAGCATCTATGGCCTACATGGTATTATCCTTGGATCTATCCTGTACGCATTTCCGGTAGCATATCTTATGCTGAGTGATGTAATGAGGTATGAGGACAGTTCTCCTTATGAAGCGGCACAAGTTCTCGGAATTCCAAAACTTCGCCAGTTTACCTCTATTACGCTGCCATACCTGAGAAAACCTCTGATATCGGTCGTGTTCGCAACATTTACGCTGATTGTCACAGACTACGGCGTTCCGCTTATGGTTGGCGGTAAGTACATCACAGTTCCCGTCGTAATGTATCAGGAAGTCATCGGTCAGCTAAACTTTGGCAAGGGGGCCGTTTATGGATGCTTGCTGCTGATTCCGGCCGTGGTAGCATTTATAATTGATTTGGTTAATAAAGATAAAGGCAATTCTCAATTTATTTCGAAACGGTTTGAACCAGCTGGCGAGACGTTCAGGAATGTTATTTCGTATGTCTATTGTGGAACCGTGTCTATTTTCACAATACTGACGCTGATCTCTTTCATAATATTGGCGTTCACCTCTGATTATCCAAATAATCTGAACTTTAGCTTTAATAATGTTATTAAGACGCTGAACCTTAGAGCCAGTGAATATCTGATGAATTCTATTACCATTGCCTTTTTTGTGTCGGCGATTGGCGTTGCTGTTGCTTTCATGACGGCATACATGTCAGCACGTATGAGGTCAAAGGTCTCGAAATTCCTTCATCTATCGGCTATCACTTCGGCGGCTATTCCCGGTATTGTCCTTGGCTTGTCCTATGTACTCGTTTTCAACGGAAGCGCCGTCTACGGAACGATAACAATATTGGTAATGGTAAATTTAGTCCACTTTATCGCCTCGCCGTATCTGATGATGTATAACTCACTGTCAAAGATCAATGAAAACCTCGAAGGCGTAGGACACACGTTGGGAATCAGCCGCGGCCATATGATTATAGATGTATTCATACCACAATGTAAGGAAACAATGATTGAGATGTTTTCCTACTTCTTCGTAAACTGTATGATGACCATTTCTGCGGTATCTTTTCTCGCAAGCACAGCCAACAAACCCGTATCGCTGATGATTAATCAATTTGAAGCTCAAATGCAGTTAGAGTGCGCAGCGGTTGTATCGCTTGCGATATTAGCTGTGAATATGATTATCAAAGGTGCCGCATCTGTGATGAAGACGATGTGGAAAAATTGA
- a CDS encoding transposase domain-containing protein has translation MIYSIIETAKENNLKLFEYLNHILETMPNIKPEQYHTLLPWSDTLPETCRLKKSTDRS, from the coding sequence GTGATCTACTCGATAATAGAGACCGCCAAAGAAAACAACTTAAAACTCTTTGAATACCTGAACCATATACTTGAGACCATGCCCAACATAAAGCCGGAACAATACCATACGCTGCTGCCATGGAGCGACACACTGCCGGAAACCTGCCGCCTGAAAAAGAGTACTGACAGATCGTAA
- a CDS encoding IS66 family transposase, whose protein sequence is MRNAFKKAKPITDAFFAWAASARALPQSTLGKALHYALEQRIFLETFYMDGRIEISNNRAERSIKPFVIGRKTGSSAAPRKGQKAAR, encoded by the coding sequence ATGCGAAACGCCTTCAAAAAAGCAAAACCGATAACGGACGCCTTCTTCGCGTGGGCCGCATCCGCCCGCGCACTGCCGCAATCCACCCTGGGAAAAGCGCTGCACTACGCACTTGAACAGAGAATATTCCTTGAGACCTTCTACATGGACGGCAGAATAGAAATCTCCAACAACCGTGCTGAACGCAGCATAAAACCATTCGTCATAGGAAGAAAAACTGGCTCTTCTGCTGCTCCACGAAAGGGGCAAAAAGCAGCTCGGTGA
- the tnpC gene encoding IS66 family transposase, which yields MVKWYEERFRLSQHRQYGQSSEKSEGQGLQLLLFDEAENTSEPKRAEPEVEEITYRRRKRESSSVSRDNFDELPVERVECTLPEEERICPECGGPMHVMNCNTRRELVVVPAKVFIREYARDIYSCRRCERENTKVGIAKAPIPEPVIKGSAASASAIANIMIQKYAMGVPLYRQESSWLNEGLSLSRQTMSNWLIKSASDWLLPLYEEMRTKMLKEDILHADETTVQVLKEPGRASRTNSYMWLYRTGKEASVPIVLFEYQETRSSVHPKKFLSGFKGCLHTDGYSGYGKLDSAIRRCGCWAHARRKFHEGTISIPAVERKNSLSQTGLEYCDKLFALEREYEKLTPEERHAKRLQKSKTDNGRLLRVGRIRPRTAAIHPGKSAALRT from the coding sequence TTGGTCAAGTGGTATGAGGAGCGTTTTCGTCTGAGCCAGCACCGGCAGTATGGTCAGTCCAGCGAGAAGTCAGAGGGTCAAGGGCTCCAGCTTCTTTTGTTTGACGAGGCGGAGAATACGTCTGAGCCCAAGCGTGCGGAGCCGGAAGTTGAAGAGATAACGTACAGGAGACGCAAAAGGGAGAGTTCGTCAGTATCCCGTGATAATTTTGACGAGCTTCCGGTGGAGCGTGTTGAATGTACTCTTCCGGAAGAGGAACGTATCTGCCCCGAATGCGGCGGTCCGATGCATGTGATGAACTGCAATACAAGGAGGGAGCTTGTAGTAGTCCCCGCCAAAGTATTTATCCGCGAGTACGCCCGCGACATCTATTCCTGCCGTCGCTGCGAGAGGGAAAACACCAAAGTCGGGATCGCCAAGGCCCCGATCCCGGAGCCCGTGATAAAAGGAAGCGCGGCCTCCGCCTCAGCCATTGCAAACATTATGATACAGAAATACGCGATGGGAGTCCCCCTCTACCGACAGGAATCCTCATGGCTCAACGAAGGGCTCTCTCTGAGCCGTCAGACCATGTCAAACTGGCTCATAAAAAGCGCCTCCGACTGGCTGCTTCCGTTATACGAAGAAATGCGAACAAAGATGCTGAAAGAGGACATCCTCCACGCGGACGAAACGACAGTGCAAGTCCTGAAAGAACCCGGCAGAGCCTCAAGGACAAACTCCTACATGTGGCTCTACCGTACCGGTAAAGAGGCGAGCGTCCCGATCGTACTCTTTGAATATCAGGAGACCAGGTCAAGCGTCCATCCTAAAAAATTCCTCAGCGGCTTTAAAGGCTGCCTCCACACGGACGGCTATTCCGGCTATGGCAAACTCGACAGCGCCATACGCCGATGCGGCTGCTGGGCGCACGCCAGAAGAAAGTTCCACGAGGGAACTATCTCCATACCTGCCGTAGAAAGAAAAAACTCTCTCTCGCAGACCGGACTTGAATACTGCGACAAACTCTTTGCACTTGAAAGAGAATACGAAAAACTCACCCCCGAAGAACGACATGCGAAACGCCTTCAAAAAAGCAAAACCGATAACGGACGCCTTCTTCGCGTGGGCCGCATCCGCCCGCGCACTGCCGCAATCCACCCTGGGAAAAGCGCTGCACTACGCACTTGA
- the tnpB gene encoding IS66 family insertion sequence element accessory protein TnpB (TnpB, as the term is used for proteins encoded by IS66 family insertion elements, is considered an accessory protein, since TnpC, encoded by a neighboring gene, is a DDE family transposase.) — translation MLECSGKEIYLVCGATDMRKGLDGLAAIANLRFACVSFGSAMFIFCNKNRNRVKIIEWDGDGFWLYQKRLERGTFPWPPDGHGKRISVTGEEFSCLFAGTKLRRKLSMSEVFPAASVQDNSRNCKSLI, via the coding sequence ATGTTGGAGTGTTCCGGCAAGGAGATATATCTGGTCTGCGGCGCCACTGATATGCGTAAGGGGTTGGACGGCCTCGCTGCTATCGCAAATCTGAGATTTGCCTGTGTTTCTTTTGGATCCGCCATGTTTATTTTCTGCAATAAGAACCGCAATCGCGTGAAGATAATCGAATGGGATGGGGACGGTTTTTGGCTTTATCAAAAGCGTCTTGAGCGTGGTACGTTCCCGTGGCCCCCGGATGGGCATGGAAAGAGGATAAGTGTCACCGGCGAGGAGTTTTCCTGTCTGTTTGCCGGAACGAAGCTGAGGCGTAAGCTCAGCATGAGTGAAGTGTTTCCCGCAGCGTCGGTCCAGGATAATAGTCGGAATTGCAAGTCCTTGATATGA
- a CDS encoding transposase family protein, whose protein sequence is MEIKTLKEEIQNITEPRRTSHGNIRHKLEDIIIIGLCATICGGEDYADMEELGMEREEWLRNFLELPNGIPDSDTFRRIFERLNPAELSKCLSNCDLL, encoded by the coding sequence ATGGAAATAAAAACATTAAAAGAAGAAATCCAGAATATCACGGAACCAAGACGAACAAGCCATGGCAACATACGCCACAAGCTTGAAGATATCATAATCATCGGGTTATGCGCGACAATATGCGGAGGCGAAGACTATGCCGATATGGAGGAGTTGGGTATGGAACGCGAAGAATGGCTGCGTAATTTTCTTGAGCTTCCAAACGGAATCCCCGACAGCGATACGTTTCGTCGCATTTTTGAACGCTTAAATCCGGCTGAGCTGTCGAAATGCCTTTCAAACTGTGACTTACTATAG
- a CDS encoding ATP-binding protein → MSTFFKAVLVTGARQVGKTTMLKHLSEGQGRTYVSLDDSMVRSLAQSDPVLFFQTYRPPVIIDEIQKAPQLFEQIKIMCDAGEELGNFWLTGSQQYNMMCNVRETLAGRIGIMELYSLSQAEIAGRTFQGELDFSLPCLLERRKNVNKNNIIDVFEHIWRGGMPQVLTADAEQRQEYYSSYVDTYLMRDVSDAGRITDAVRFRKFLNACAALTAEQVNYKTLAESADISQPTAKEWLRILQGLGIIYLLQPFSNNELKRLTKTPKLYFCDTGLCAHLSRWLTHETLMNGAASGHYFENYVVIELLKNYAYARSRANLTYYRDANAKEIDIIVEENNRIHPLEVKKSANPDRREVKKYAFLDKISIERGGGGIICMCEEVVPIDAQDCFIPCNLI, encoded by the coding sequence ATGAGTACTTTCTTTAAGGCTGTTCTGGTCACGGGAGCGCGGCAGGTTGGTAAGACTACTATGCTGAAGCATCTGTCCGAAGGGCAGGGCCGGACTTATGTGAGCCTTGACGACTCGATGGTAAGGTCGCTCGCACAGAGCGATCCCGTTCTTTTCTTTCAGACGTACAGGCCGCCTGTCATTATCGACGAAATACAGAAGGCCCCGCAGCTTTTTGAACAGATTAAGATCATGTGCGACGCTGGGGAAGAACTGGGAAATTTTTGGCTGACAGGTTCCCAGCAATACAATATGATGTGTAATGTACGAGAGACGCTGGCGGGAAGGATCGGCATAATGGAGCTGTACAGCCTTTCCCAGGCCGAGATCGCTGGGCGCACTTTCCAGGGAGAGCTTGACTTTTCTTTGCCGTGCCTTTTGGAACGGCGGAAAAATGTAAATAAAAACAATATTATTGACGTCTTTGAGCATATATGGAGAGGCGGAATGCCGCAGGTACTCACCGCGGACGCGGAACAGCGGCAGGAATACTATAGTTCTTACGTGGATACCTACCTGATGCGCGACGTATCCGATGCTGGGAGGATCACTGACGCCGTGCGTTTTCGAAAATTTTTAAACGCCTGCGCCGCGCTGACGGCGGAACAGGTCAATTACAAGACATTGGCCGAGAGCGCTGATATTTCACAGCCCACGGCAAAGGAATGGCTGCGGATCCTGCAAGGGTTGGGAATTATTTATCTTCTTCAGCCTTTTTCAAATAACGAATTGAAACGTCTCACAAAAACGCCTAAGCTTTATTTTTGCGACACAGGGCTCTGTGCGCACCTTTCAAGGTGGCTGACGCATGAAACTTTAATGAACGGAGCCGCCAGCGGCCATTATTTTGAAAACTATGTCGTCATCGAACTCCTTAAAAATTACGCATACGCCAGGTCAAGAGCAAATCTCACTTATTACAGGGATGCCAACGCTAAGGAGATCGATATCATTGTTGAAGAGAATAACCGCATACATCCGCTGGAGGTCAAGAAATCTGCCAATCCTGACAGGCGCGAGGTTAAAAAATATGCGTTCCTTGATAAAATTTCCATTGAAAGAGGCGGCGGCGGTATCATCTGTATGTGTGAAGAGGTCGTACCCATCGACGCCCAAGATTGTTTCATCCCGTGTAATTTGATTTAG
- the dnaJ gene encoding molecular chaperone DnaJ encodes MAAPGKKDYYEILGVSRGASADEIKKAYRTLTRKYHPDANPGNAEAEAKYKEINEANEVLSDPKKRAQYDQFGYVGDVPPDGFGGAGGFGGFGGQGQTFTQEDLGDIFGDLFGAGGFGGGRRRASNPNAPRRGADLEATVKITLEEAYRGVKRKLEIPRLDTCKHCGGSGAEPGSKVETCPTCRGTGQMHEVVNTPFGQMQQTVTCTACHGKGKIVDKVCTECRGKGRVKRIQNVEVKIPAGVDTGTRLRVSSKGEAGINGGPAGDLFILTEVMPDSRFTRKGDDLNTTVEISFPQAALGSEIKVDTFDGTEKLDIPAGTQAGSKLRIRGRGMPRLKGKGNGDMNILVKVKVPKNLTAKERELLKELAKEGGQQVNG; translated from the coding sequence ATGGCTGCTCCCGGTAAAAAAGACTATTATGAAATATTGGGTGTTAGCCGGGGAGCATCGGCTGACGAAATAAAGAAGGCCTACCGTACCCTTACGCGGAAATACCATCCTGATGCGAACCCCGGCAACGCTGAGGCGGAGGCTAAATATAAAGAGATCAACGAGGCGAACGAAGTCCTCAGCGACCCCAAAAAGCGGGCGCAGTACGACCAGTTCGGCTACGTCGGCGACGTCCCCCCCGACGGTTTCGGAGGGGCGGGCGGTTTCGGGGGCTTTGGCGGACAGGGACAGACCTTTACGCAGGAAGACCTCGGAGACATCTTCGGCGACCTCTTCGGAGCGGGAGGCTTCGGCGGCGGACGCCGGCGCGCCTCAAACCCGAACGCGCCGCGCCGCGGCGCCGACCTTGAGGCGACCGTCAAGATCACCCTTGAAGAGGCCTATAGAGGAGTTAAGAGAAAACTCGAGATACCGCGCCTCGACACATGCAAACACTGCGGCGGCAGCGGCGCGGAACCGGGCAGCAAGGTCGAGACGTGTCCGACCTGCCGCGGCACTGGACAGATGCACGAGGTGGTGAACACCCCCTTCGGACAGATGCAGCAGACCGTGACCTGCACCGCCTGCCACGGCAAGGGCAAGATCGTCGACAAGGTCTGTACGGAATGCCGCGGGAAGGGACGCGTCAAACGTATCCAGAACGTCGAAGTCAAGATCCCCGCGGGCGTGGACACCGGCACGAGGCTTCGCGTCTCGAGCAAAGGCGAGGCCGGGATCAACGGCGGCCCGGCGGGAGACCTCTTCATCCTCACCGAAGTGATGCCCGACAGCCGCTTCACGCGAAAGGGCGACGACCTCAACACCACGGTGGAAATATCTTTCCCCCAGGCGGCCCTCGGCAGTGAGATCAAAGTCGACACCTTCGACGGCACGGAAAAGCTCGACATCCCGGCCGGGACGCAGGCCGGCTCAAAATTGCGCATACGAGGCCGCGGCATGCCGCGGCTCAAGGGCAAAGGCAACGGCGACATGAACATCCTCGTGAAGGTCAAAGTACCCAAAAACCTCACCGCGAAAGAGCGCGAACTGCTCAAAGAACTCGCAAAAGAGGGTGGCCAGCAGGTAAACGGCTAA
- the dnaK gene encoding molecular chaperone DnaK, which yields MGKVIGIDLGTTNSCVAVKEGDNVTVIPNPEGQRTTPSVVAFTKDGEILVGQLAKRQAIVNPDRTIMSIKRSMGTDKTVTVDGKAYTPQQISAMILQKLKKDAEEYLGTAVTDAVITCPAYFTDAQRQATKDAGTIAGLNVLRIINEPTAACLAYGVNLEKGDHKIMVYDLGGGTFDVSILDVGDGVFEVLSTAGDNLLGGDDWDNAVVEWLAAEFKKSDGIDLLKDKMAAQRLREAAEKAKVELSSMQETTISLPFITADANGPKHLELKLTRAKFEDLTRSLLDKTITPVKTAMKDAGLEASQINKILLVGGSTRMPMVQKLVTELMGKEPSKGINPDECVAMGAAIQGAILAGEQQGIVLVDVTPLSLGLETLGGVFTKIIEKNTAIPVSKSQVFTTAADNQPQVEIHVLQGERAMAGDNVSLGRFFLDGIKPAPRGIPQIEVTFDIDANGIVNVTAKDKATGKAQNITIQSSRLSDEEIEKMRRDAEINESADKKRKELIEARNEAESVVYQAEKLVKESGSADAAAQAKVNDRIAKVREKMSGEDAEAIKAESKQLMDEMNVLAQAAQSAGASAGAGAQQQAHPEENPDGETVEAEFHEEDN from the coding sequence ATGGGAAAAGTTATTGGAATAGACCTTGGAACAACTAACAGCTGCGTAGCCGTTAAAGAGGGAGACAACGTAACGGTAATACCGAATCCCGAAGGACAGCGTACCACCCCCTCGGTCGTGGCCTTTACGAAAGACGGTGAAATACTTGTCGGGCAGCTTGCGAAGCGTCAGGCGATCGTAAACCCCGACCGTACGATAATGTCGATAAAGCGTTCGATGGGCACCGATAAGACAGTGACCGTCGACGGCAAAGCCTACACGCCGCAGCAGATATCGGCGATGATCCTGCAAAAACTCAAAAAGGACGCGGAAGAATACCTCGGCACCGCGGTTACCGACGCCGTCATCACCTGCCCAGCCTACTTCACCGACGCTCAGCGCCAGGCGACGAAGGACGCGGGGACCATCGCCGGACTCAACGTCCTCCGTATCATCAACGAACCGACGGCGGCCTGCCTCGCCTATGGCGTGAACCTCGAAAAGGGCGACCACAAGATAATGGTCTACGACCTCGGCGGCGGCACGTTCGACGTCTCGATCCTCGACGTCGGCGACGGAGTGTTTGAAGTCCTCTCCACGGCGGGCGACAACCTCCTCGGCGGCGACGACTGGGACAACGCGGTGGTCGAGTGGCTCGCGGCGGAATTCAAAAAGAGCGACGGCATCGACCTTCTGAAGGACAAGATGGCCGCGCAGCGCCTCCGCGAAGCGGCGGAAAAGGCGAAGGTAGAACTCTCCTCGATGCAGGAGACGACCATCTCGCTTCCCTTCATCACCGCTGACGCCAACGGACCGAAGCACCTCGAACTCAAGCTCACGCGCGCCAAATTTGAAGACCTCACGCGCAGCCTGCTCGACAAGACGATCACCCCCGTCAAGACGGCGATGAAAGACGCCGGACTTGAGGCCTCTCAGATCAACAAGATCCTTCTCGTCGGCGGTTCCACCCGTATGCCGATGGTGCAGAAGCTTGTCACAGAGCTCATGGGCAAAGAGCCGAGCAAAGGCATCAACCCCGACGAATGCGTCGCGATGGGCGCGGCGATCCAGGGCGCGATCCTCGCGGGCGAACAGCAGGGCATCGTCCTCGTCGACGTCACGCCGCTCTCGCTCGGCCTTGAGACGCTCGGCGGCGTCTTCACGAAAATAATTGAAAAGAACACCGCGATACCGGTATCCAAGAGCCAGGTATTCACGACGGCGGCGGACAACCAGCCGCAGGTCGAGATCCACGTTCTGCAGGGCGAGCGTGCGATGGCGGGCGACAACGTCTCGCTGGGACGCTTCTTCCTTGACGGCATCAAGCCGGCGCCGCGCGGCATCCCGCAGATAGAAGTAACCTTCGACATCGACGCCAACGGCATCGTCAACGTCACCGCGAAGGACAAGGCGACCGGCAAGGCCCAGAACATCACGATCCAGTCATCGCGCCTCAGCGACGAGGAGATCGAAAAAATGCGCCGCGACGCCGAGATCAACGAAAGCGCCGACAAGAAGCGCAAAGAGCTCATCGAGGCTCGCAACGAGGCGGAGTCAGTAGTCTATCAGGCGGAAAAACTCGTAAAAGAATCCGGCTCCGCGGACGCGGCCGCTCAGGCGAAAGTCAACGACAGGATCGCCAAAGTACGCGAGAAAATGAGCGGAGAGGACGCCGAGGCGATAAAGGCCGAATCAAAGCAGCTTATGGACGAGATGAACGTTCTCGCCCAGGCGGCCCAGAGCGCGGGAGCCTCCGCCGGAGCCGGCGCGCAGCAGCAGGCGCATCCGGAAGAAAACCCCGACGGGGAGACCGTAGAGGCCGAGTTCCACGAGGAAGACAATTAA
- a CDS encoding nucleotide exchange factor GrpE: MDEQKKPNCGDPQTDAEAEFEGVPAAEESAAQPEAVESETLKEEIRKLKEEVARGRADYFNLRTRIERDRENNAKLAAEQAINEMLPVFENLERIVAAVDDKDSSLAKGMAMVTKQFADGLCKLGLEFIPTEGEFDPALHEAVSMEPVDDAERDGHIIGALCRGYKLAGRVLKAPQVRVGKYNG, translated from the coding sequence ATGGACGAACAGAAAAAACCGAATTGCGGCGATCCTCAGACGGACGCGGAGGCTGAGTTCGAGGGCGTTCCCGCCGCCGAAGAGAGTGCGGCTCAGCCTGAGGCGGTTGAGTCCGAAACACTGAAAGAGGAGATACGCAAGCTCAAAGAAGAGGTGGCGAGGGGCCGGGCCGATTATTTCAACCTGCGCACCCGTATTGAGCGGGATCGCGAGAACAACGCGAAACTTGCCGCCGAACAGGCGATAAACGAGATGCTGCCGGTATTTGAGAACCTTGAAAGGATCGTGGCGGCGGTCGATGATAAAGATAGCAGCCTCGCGAAGGGCATGGCGATGGTCACCAAGCAGTTCGCTGACGGCCTCTGTAAACTGGGGCTGGAATTCATCCCGACTGAGGGCGAGTTTGATCCTGCCCTTCATGAGGCGGTAAGCATGGAGCCTGTTGACGATGCCGAGAGGGACGGACACATCATCGGAGCCCTCTGCCGCGGCTACAAACTTGCGGGACGTGTGCTCAAGGCCCCGCAGGTGCGGGTCGGCAAGTATAACGGCTGA